One genomic region from Zalophus californianus isolate mZalCal1 chromosome 2, mZalCal1.pri.v2, whole genome shotgun sequence encodes:
- the HAND2 gene encoding heart- and neural crest derivatives-expressed protein 2, whose product MSLVGGFPHHPVVHHEGYPFAAAAAAAAAAAASRCSHEENPYFHGWLIGHPEMSPPDYSMALSYSPEYASGAAGLDHSHYGGVPPGAGPPGLGGPRPVKRRGTANRKERRRTQSINSAFAELRECIPNVPADTKLSKIKTLRLATSYIAYLMDLLAKDDQNGEAEAFKAEIKKTDVKEEKRKKELNEILKSTVSSNDKKTKGRTGWPQHVWALELKQ is encoded by the exons ATGAGTCTGGTGGGGGGCTTCCCCCACCACCCGGTGGTGCACCATGAGGGCTATCCgttcgccgccgccgccgccgccgccgctgctgctgccgccAGCCGCTGCAGCCACGAGGAGAACCCCTATTTCCATGGCTGGCTCATCGGCCACCCCGAGATGTCGCCCCCCGACTATAGCATGGCCCTGTCCTATAGCCCCGAGTACGCCAGCGGCGCCGCCGGCCTGGACCACTCCCATTACGGGGGGGTGCCGCCGGGCGCCGGGCCCCCGGGCCTAGGGGGGCCGCGCCCGGTGAAGCGCCGGGGCACCGCTAACCGCAAGGAGCGGCGTAGGACTCAGAGCATCAACAGCGCCTTCGCCGAACTGCGCGAGTGTATCCCCAACGTGCCCGCGGACACCAAACTCTCCAAGATCAAGACGCTGCGCCTGGCCACCAGCTACATCGCCTACCTCATGGACCTGCTGGCCAAGGACGACCAGAATGGCGAGGCGGAGGCCTTCAAGGCGGAGATCAAGAAGACAGAtgtgaaagaagagaagaggaagaaggagctg AACGAAATCTTGAAAAGCACAGTGAGCAGCAACGACAAGAAAACCAAAGGCCGGACGGGCTGGCCGCAGCACGTCTGGGCCCTGGAGCTCAagcagtga